In Melitaea cinxia chromosome 11, ilMelCinx1.1, whole genome shotgun sequence, a genomic segment contains:
- the LOC123657538 gene encoding uncharacterized protein LOC123657538 has product MMGITGKLIDGILDLSKLMAHGTMHEACLIEVIKTIEDEAMDLVKNVRKCAFENNTEFDNYIIENNATILDITNTARERDTKNKTSVKEMQEVIRKMLNENNDNGIDERFKKKLFNLQNDLNAVDANANIIDVANDMKNID; this is encoded by the coding sequence ATGATGGGAATCACAGGGAAACTGATTGATGGTATACTGGATTTATCAAAACTAATGGCTCACGGAACAATGCACGAAGCTTGCCTCATAGAAGTTATTAAAACTATAGAAGACGAAGCAATGGatttagttaaaaatgtaaggaaatgtgcttttgaaaataatacggaATTCGATAATTACATAATTGAAAATAACGCTACTATTCTTGATATAACTAATACTGCTCGTGAAAGggatactaaaaataaaactagcgTCAAAGAAATGCAAGAAGTTATAAGGAAAATGTTGAATGAAAACAACGATAACGGCATAGATGAacgatttaagaaaaaattgtttaatctGCAAAATGATTTGAACGCTGTTGACGCGAATGCTAATATTATCGATGTGGCTAACGATATGAAAAATATTGATTAG